Proteins from one Nicotiana tabacum cultivar K326 chromosome 23, ASM71507v2, whole genome shotgun sequence genomic window:
- the LOC107830847 gene encoding putative ABC transporter B family member 8, producing the protein MTTSSEKALAKKDRNSVAIIFRYADGTDILLMCLGTIGAIGDGLSTNCLLVYVSHLFNSLGYGKTQQNDEIFMEEIEKCSLYFVLLGLAVMAVAFMEGYCWSKTSERQVLKIRYKYLEAILRQEVGFFDSQEATTSEITNSISKDTCLIQEVLSEKVPIFLMHTTVFMSGIAFSAYFSWRLALVALPTLILLIIPGLIYGKYLLHLSEKSFKEYGKANAIVWQALSSIKTIYSFTGEKSVIERYRSILDRTIKLGMKQGIAKGLAVGSTGLSFAIWALLAWYGSHLIMHKGESGGRIYAAGVSFVLGGLSLGMALPEVKYLTEASVAASRIFARIDRVPEIDGEHTGGLVLEKIRGEVEFKNVNFTYPCRPDTVVLQELNLKIEAGKTLALVGASGSGKSTAIALIQRFYDSNVGAICIDGVDIKSLQLKWLRGQMGLVSQEHALFGTSIKKNIMFGKIDATMDEVVAAAMTANAHNFITQLPEGYETKIGERGALLSGGQKQRIAIARAIIKNPVILLLDEATSALDSESETLVQNALDQASIGRTTLVVAHKLSTVRNADLIAVVSSGCITELGSHNELIQKDGHYGRMAKLQRQFSSHVDQEQSAESLISSVGRSSAGRQSSITSSPSIFASPLLIQDSSQASPPSFSRLLSLNLPEWKQGITGSLSAIAFGSVQPVYALTIGGMISAFYSPTHEEMQSRIQKYCMIFSILCLVSFVLNLCQHYNFAYMGEHLTRRIRLQMLEKILTFEAAWFDEEHNSSGALCSRLSNEAAMVKSLVADRVSLLVQSTSAVTVAMVMGLVVAWKLALVMIAVQPLTILCFYTRKVLLSTITAKFVKAQYQSTQIAMEAVYNHRIVTSFGSINKVLEIFDEAQDEPRKEARKKSWLAGVGIGSAQGLTFICWALDFWYGGKLVNAGEISAADVFKTFFILVSTGKVVAEAGSMTSDLAKGSAAVASIFAILDRKSLIQGSYNAKNNSNLEKMTGRIEMKKVDFAYPTRPNSLVLREFNLEVKAGTSIGLVGKSGCGKSTVIALIQRFYDTDRGSLKIDGMDIRLLDIGWYRRQMALVSQEPVIYSGTIYENILFGKLHASESEVVEAARAANAHDFISSLNNGYDTECGERGVQLSGGQKQRIAIARAIIRNPTILLLDEATSALDVQSEQVVQEALDRLMVGRTTVVVAHRLNTIRNVDSIAFVYEGKVVEKGTYSRLKDKRGAFFNLVNIQST; encoded by the exons atgacgaCTTCATCTGAAAAAGCATTAGCGAAGAAAGATAGAAATTCAGTAGCTATTATTTTCAGATATGCTGATGGAACAGACATTTTACTGATGTGTTTGGGCACTATTGGAGCCATTGGAGATGGCTTATCAACAAACTGTTTGCTGGTATATGTTAGCCATCTTtttaatagcttgggttatggtAAGACTCAACAGAACGATGAGATTTTCAtggaagaaattgaaaag TGCAGCTTGTATTTTGTATTGTTGGGATTGGCAGTCATGGCTGTGGCCTTTATGG AAGGTTACTGCTGGAGTAAAACAAGTGAGCGGCAAGTGCTAAAAATTCGATACAAGTATTTGGAAGCCATTCTTAGGCAAGAAGTTGGTTTCTTTGATTCTCAAGAAGCTACCACATCGGAAATCACTAACAGCATTTCGAAAGACACTTGTCTCATACAAGAAGTTCTTAGTGAAAAG GTACCCATATTTCTTATGCATACAACAGTTTTCATGTCAGGAATTGCATTTTCAGCCTACTTCTCGTGGAGGTTGGCTTTAGTTGCCTTACCAACACTTATTCTCCTCATAATCCCAGGTTTGATCTATGGGAAATATCTACTCCATTTGTCGGAAAAGTCGTTCAAGGAATATGGGAAAGCAAATGCTATTGTATGGCAGGCTCTTAGTTCCATTAAGACTATATATTCATTTACCGGTGAGAAGAGCGTGATTGAAAGGTATCGTTCGATTCTTGATCGAACCATAAAGTTGGGAATGAAGCAAGGAATTGCAAAAGGTCTTGCTGTTGGAAGCACTGGGCTTTCCTTTGCAATATGGGCTTTACTAGCATGGTATGGGAGCCATTTGATTATGCACAAAGGAGAAAGTGGTGGCAGAATTTATGCAGCTGGAGTTTCTTTTGTCTTGGGTGGACT ATCACTAGGGATGGCACTGCCTGAGGTGAAATACTTGACAGAAGCTTCAGTTGCTGCCTCAAGAATATTTGCCAGGATTGATCGCGTTCCAGAAATTGATGGGGAACACACAGGGGGACTCGTGCTAGAAAAGATACGAGGAGAAGttgaattcaagaatgtaaactTCACATATCCTTGTCGGCCAGATACGGTTGTGCTCCAGGAATTGAATCTTAAAATTGAAGCAGGAAAAACATTGGCCCTTGTTGGAGCAAGTGGTAGTGGAAAATCCACTGCCATTGCCTTGATTCAAAGGTTTTATGATAGTAACGTTGGAGCTATATGTATTGATGGTGTAGATATAAAGTCATTGCAGCTGAAATGGTTGAGAGGACAAATGGGGTTAGTAAGTCAAGAACATGCATTATTTGGAACATCTATTAAGAAGAATATTATGTTTGGGAAAATTGACGCAACCATGGATGAAGTTGTGGCTGCAGCAATGACTGCTAATGCTCATAATTTCATCACGCAACTTCCAGAAGGATATGAGACCAAG ATTGGTGAAAGAGGAGCACTTTTATCAGGTGGGCAAAAGCAGCGAATTGCAATTGCTAGAGCCATCATAAAGAATCCTGTGATTCTTCTCCTTGATGAAGCCACAAGTGCACTTGATTCTGAATCAGAAACACTTGTTCAGAACGCCCTAGATCAAGCCTCCATTGGAAGAACTACACTG GTTGTTGCCCACAAGTTATCAACAGTTAGAAATGCAGACCTCATTGCAGTAGTGAGTAGCGGTTGCATCACTGAACTAGGGTCACACAATGAGCTTATCCAGAAAGATGGGCACTATGGAAGAATGGCAAAACTTCAAAGACAATTTAGCTCTCATGTTGATCAAGAACAAAGCGCTGAATCTCTTATTTCTTCAGTAGGAAGAAGCAGTGCTGGAAGACAAAGCTCAATAACATCAAGTCCGTCTATATTTGCCTCACCTTTACTCATACAAGACAGCTCCCAAGCTTCACCTCCTTCCTTCTCTCGACTCCTTTCATTAAACTTACCTGAATGGAAGCAAGGAATTACTGGAAGCTTATCTGCCATTGCATTTGGTTCAGTTCAGCCTGTATATGCATTAACCATAGGTGGCATGATTTCGGCATTTTACTCACCAACTCATGAGGAAATGCAATCTAGAATTCAGAAATACTGTATGATTTTCAGCATCCTTTGCCTTGTCTCATTTGTTCTCAATCTATGCCAACATTACAATTTTGCTTACATGGGCGAACACCTAACAAGAAGAATAAGACTGCAAATGCTTGAGAAAATCTTGACCTTTGAAGCAGCCTGGTTTGATGAGGAACACAACTCAAGTGGAGCCTTATGTTCTAGATTGAGCAATGAAGCAGCTATGGTCAAATCCCTTGTTGCTGATAGAGTCTCACTCTTGGTCCAAAGCACTTCAGCTGTCACTGTTGCCATGGTAATGGGGCTAGTTGTGGCTTGGAAGCTTGCACTAGTTATGATTGCTGTCCAACCACTCACAATTCTATGCTTTTACACGCGAAAAGTCTTGTTATCCACCATCACAGCTAAATTCGTCAAGGCACAATATCAAAGCACTCAAATTGCTATGGAGGCTGTTTATAATCATAGGATTGTGACCTCGTTTGGGAGCATAAATAAGGTCCTTGAAATCTTCGATGAGGCACAGGATGAGCCAAGGAAGGAGGCTAGGAAGAAATCGTGGTTAGCTGGTGTTGGTATAGGATCAGCACAAGGCCTAACTTTCATTTGTTGGGCCCTGGATTTTTGGTATGGTGGAAAGCTAGTTAATGCTGGAGAAATATCAGCTGCTGATGTCTTCAAGACTTTCTTTATATTAGTCAGCACCGGTAAGGTAGTAGCTGAAGCTGGAAGCATGACTTCTGATCTGGCCAAGGGCTCAGCAGCAGTTGCTTCTATATTTGCCATTCTTGATCGAAAGTCACTCATCCAAGGATCCTATAAT GCAAAGAATAACAGCAACTTGGAGAAGATGACCGGTCGGATAGAGATGAAAAAGGTCGATTTTGCATATCCAACCCGGCCTAATAGCCTAGTGTTGCGCGAATTCAACCTGGAAGTGAAAGCAGGAACTAGCATTGGTCTTGTCGGGAAAAGTGGCTGCGGAAAATCTACAGTGATTGCCTTGATTCAAAGATTTTACGATACAGACAGGGGATCACTGAAAATTGATGGTATGGACATTCGATTACTCGATATTGGATGGTATAGAAGGCAAATGGCGCTTGTGAGCCAAGAACCAGTGATATATTCAGGCACTATCTATGAAAATATTTTGTTTGGCAAACTTCATGCATCAGAAAGTGAGGTGGTGGAAGCTGCCAGAGCTGCTAATGCTCATGATTTTATTTC GTCACTGAACAATGGATACGACACAGAATGTGGGGAGAGAGGTGTGCAGCTATCAGGAGGGCAAAAGCAAAGAATTGCAATTGCTAGGGCCATAATACGGAACCCAACCATACTACTATTAGACGAAGCTACGAGTGCTCTGGATGTTCAGTcggagcaagttgtgcaagaagCATTAGATCGACTAATGGTTGGAAGAACGACAGTGGTTGTGGCACACAGGCTTAATACCATCAGGAATGTAGACTCCATTGCATTTGTATATGAGGGGAAGGTGGTGGAGAAAGGAACCTATTCTCGGCTAAAGGATAAGCGAGGCGCATTTTTCAATCTTGTCAATATTCAATCCACATAA